The following are encoded together in the Bacillus sp. NP157 genome:
- the modB gene encoding molybdate ABC transporter permease subunit — MDAAWIPLLLTLKVALWATAINLVLGVAVAYGLSRWRSHAREVVDSILTLPLVLPPTVLGYYLLVLLGRRGVFGGWLDRLGIELVFTWQGAVIASTLVAFPLVQKAARAAFEAVDPHYESAARVLGLREAAVFFRVSLPLAARGITAGALLAFARAMGEFGATLMIAGNLPGRTQTLSVAIYAAVQAGDDRTAAVMVGVVSVTCVLALLLAGWLAPDHLRRSRP; from the coding sequence GTGGATGCTGCCTGGATCCCGCTGCTGCTTACGCTGAAGGTTGCCCTGTGGGCGACCGCGATCAACCTCGTGCTGGGCGTGGCCGTGGCCTACGGGCTGTCGCGCTGGCGCTCGCATGCCCGCGAGGTGGTCGACTCGATCCTGACCCTGCCGCTGGTGCTGCCACCCACCGTGCTCGGTTACTACCTGCTGGTCCTGCTGGGCCGTCGCGGCGTCTTCGGCGGGTGGCTGGACCGGCTCGGCATCGAGCTGGTCTTCACCTGGCAGGGCGCGGTGATCGCTTCCACCCTGGTCGCCTTCCCGCTGGTGCAGAAGGCGGCGCGTGCGGCCTTCGAGGCGGTCGACCCGCACTATGAATCCGCGGCGCGCGTGCTCGGCCTGCGCGAGGCGGCCGTGTTCTTCCGCGTCTCGTTGCCGCTGGCCGCACGCGGCATCACGGCAGGGGCGTTGCTCGCCTTCGCCCGGGCGATGGGTGAGTTCGGCGCCACGCTGATGATCGCGGGCAACCTGCCCGGGCGCACCCAGACCCTTTCCGTCGCGATCTACGCCGCGGTCCAGGCCGGCGATGACCGCACTGCCGCCGTGATGGTCGGGGTCGTCTCGGTGACCTGCGTGCTCGCCCTGCTGCTCGCCGGCTGGCTGGCGCCGGACCACCTGCGCCGGAGTCGCCCGTGA
- the modA gene encoding molybdate ABC transporter substrate-binding protein: MRFRLLVATLLLAGATGASAADLVVSAASSLTDAFQAVGKAYEAKHPGTHVVLNFAASDVLLRQIASGAPADVFASADETAMDKAVAAKAIDPATRRDFAANRLVLVVPADSKAAIASAADLKAASVKRVAYGDPASVPVGRYTKAALEQQGLWDAVSAKGVLAQNVRQGLDYVARGEVDAGFVFATDAAVMKDKVKVAATVATPKPITYPMAVVAGSKQPAEAAAFEAFVQSGEGRAILAGFGFEAP; encoded by the coding sequence ATGCGCTTTCGCCTGCTCGTCGCGACGCTGCTGCTCGCCGGCGCCACCGGTGCCTCGGCCGCCGACCTGGTGGTTTCGGCAGCCTCCAGCCTGACCGATGCCTTCCAGGCCGTGGGCAAGGCTTACGAAGCGAAACACCCCGGTACCCATGTCGTGCTGAACTTCGCCGCTTCGGACGTTTTGCTGCGCCAGATCGCAAGCGGCGCACCCGCCGATGTGTTCGCGTCCGCCGACGAAACGGCCATGGACAAGGCGGTCGCGGCTAAGGCGATCGATCCGGCCACGCGCAGGGATTTCGCGGCAAACCGGCTGGTGCTGGTGGTGCCGGCGGACAGCAAGGCCGCCATCGCCAGCGCCGCCGACCTGAAGGCGGCCAGCGTGAAGCGCGTCGCCTACGGCGATCCGGCCTCGGTGCCGGTCGGCCGCTACACGAAAGCCGCACTGGAACAGCAGGGCCTGTGGGACGCCGTGTCGGCCAAGGGCGTGCTGGCGCAGAACGTGCGCCAGGGCCTCGATTACGTCGCGCGGGGCGAGGTCGATGCCGGCTTCGTATTCGCCACCGACGCCGCGGTGATGAAGGACAAGGTGAAGGTCGCCGCCACCGTCGCGACGCCGAAACCGATCACCTACCCGATGGCCGTGGTGGCGGGCTCGAAGCAGCCCGCCGAGGCCGCCGCGTTCGAGGCATTCGTGCAGTCGGGCGAAGGGCGCGCGATCCTCGCCGGTTTCGGTTTCGAAGCACCCTGA
- a CDS encoding HlyD family secretion protein yields MKHALRIIGGLLVLGTLAVLLFAWLDRTEVTTDAYVTGRIHPVAPRVTGTVVALYVNDNQHVKAGEVLLELDTRDFDVRVEQAKAEIDRAQSQVASAKASIAEANAAIVAADANVRKTGFDLTRASELVNETPRGISKQEYDAARAASDSAKANKASAEARKVAAESSVVAAEAQVATGQAALHDAQLAYGYTKVLAPVGGYVGRRTVEVGARVTAGQTLLSVVSDEVWVVANFKETQLHGMTRGTRARLTVDALPDITFIGHVDSISPASGSQFALLPPDNATGNFTKVVQRVPVKILFDADDLHRYRDRLPPGLSTIVKIRAEPGK; encoded by the coding sequence ATGAAACACGCCTTGCGCATCATCGGCGGCCTGCTGGTCCTGGGCACCCTGGCGGTGTTGCTGTTCGCCTGGCTCGACCGCACCGAGGTGACCACCGACGCCTATGTCACCGGACGCATCCATCCCGTGGCGCCGCGCGTCACCGGCACCGTGGTCGCCCTGTACGTCAACGACAACCAGCACGTGAAGGCCGGCGAGGTGCTGCTGGAGCTCGACACCCGCGATTTCGACGTGCGCGTGGAACAGGCGAAGGCGGAGATCGATCGCGCACAGAGCCAGGTCGCCAGCGCGAAGGCCTCGATCGCCGAGGCGAACGCGGCGATCGTCGCCGCCGACGCGAACGTAAGGAAGACCGGGTTCGACCTCACCCGCGCCAGCGAGCTGGTCAACGAAACCCCGCGCGGCATCTCGAAGCAGGAATACGACGCCGCCCGGGCCGCCTCGGATTCCGCGAAGGCGAACAAGGCCAGCGCGGAGGCGCGCAAGGTCGCGGCGGAGTCGTCCGTGGTGGCGGCCGAGGCCCAGGTGGCTACCGGCCAGGCGGCGCTGCACGATGCGCAACTGGCGTACGGCTACACCAAAGTGCTGGCGCCGGTCGGTGGCTACGTGGGCCGGCGTACGGTGGAAGTGGGCGCAAGGGTCACCGCCGGGCAGACCCTGCTCTCGGTCGTGTCCGACGAGGTCTGGGTGGTGGCCAACTTCAAGGAGACCCAACTGCACGGGATGACCCGCGGCACGCGTGCACGGCTCACCGTCGATGCGCTTCCCGACATCACCTTCATCGGCCACGTCGACAGCATTTCGCCGGCCTCCGGTTCGCAGTTCGCCCTGCTGCCGCCCGACAACGCCACGGGTAACTTCACCAAGGTGGTCCAGCGGGTGCCGGTGAAGATCCTGTTCGACGCCGACGACCTGCATCGCTATCGCGATCGCTTGCCGCCGGGCCTGTCGACGATCGTGAAGATCCGTGCGGAGCCAGGCAAGTGA